Proteins encoded by one window of Rhea pennata isolate bPtePen1 chromosome 11, bPtePen1.pri, whole genome shotgun sequence:
- the LOC134145480 gene encoding syntaxin-3-like → MKDRLEELRMRVKEVGDPCDIDDILAFDNPVFSEEEASPMSKVFQEGSNLSLALDKLEELSDSIDKKQQKVLCCTTEESIYEEKKGLSNMKASFTNEAKVIQPQLSAIQDKLVRDSRPWCAGHRIRQNQLSLLVRRYRDVLNRHYTKETLYVGKLKEQITRQAELAGLSLGEKDVDELVESPVAPRIVGRDLEVLKAKQHLAMAQVRHQQLLDLEAQITELHSLFLQLEVLVSEQHEVINNVEHYMLHTLDYISQSSEEVKKALQYKRQSRLSAALAAVLSLCACCTCLSCLTGTVR, encoded by the coding sequence ATGAAGGACAGGTTGGAGGAGCTGCGGATGCGAGTTAAAGAAGTGGGGGACCCCTGTGATATAGATGATATCCTTGCCTTTGATAAtcctgttttcagtgaagaGGAGGCCAGTCCCATGAGCAAGGTTTTCCAGGAGGGGTCTAACCTCTCTTTGGCCCTGGACAAGCTAGAGGAGTTATCTGATAGTATtgacaagaagcagcagaaagtgCTCTGCTGCACCACTGAGGAGAGCATCTACGAGGAGAAGAAAGGGCTCAGCAATATGAAAGCCTCCTTCACCAACGAAGCTAAGGTCATCCAGCCTCAGCTCAGTGCCATTCAAGACAAGCTGGTCCGAGACAGCAGGCCGTGGTGCGCAGGGCATCGCATCCGCCAGAACCAGCTCTCCCTCCTGGTCAGGCGGTACCGGGATGTCTTGAACAGGCATTACACCAAGGAGACCCTCTATGTCGGGAAACTGAAAGAGCAGATCAcgaggcaggcagagctggcaggCTTGAGCCTGGGAGAGAAAGACGTTGATGAGCTGGTAGAGAGCCCTGTTGCTCCCCGCATCGTAGGCCGGGACCTGGAGGTGCTGAAGGCCAAGCAGCATCTGGCCATGGCTCAGGTGCgccaccagcagctgctggacCTGGAGGCTCAAATCACGGAGCTAcactcactcttcttgcagctGGAGGTGCTAGTGTCGGAGCAGCACGAAGTTATCAACAATGTGGAGCACTACATGCTGCACACGCTAGACTACATCTCTCAGTCCAGCGAGGAGGTGAAGAAAGCCCTGCAGTACAAGCGGCAGTCGCGGCTCTCAGCCGCGCTGGCAGCCGTGCTGAGCCTCTGCGCCTGCTGCACGTGCCTGTCGTGCCTGACGGGGACGGTCCGGTGA